From a single Phalacrocorax aristotelis chromosome 1, bGulAri2.1, whole genome shotgun sequence genomic region:
- the LOC142065411 gene encoding potassium voltage-gated channel subfamily A member 1-like isoform X2, with the protein MEIALVTLENGGTTAIAVGEDAAAGSGGSVWARRRGDVLHIAGSAAATPRLSDGREGAPPPPLPADEERERPPPAPRGGGGRRRSGNAGSPNGRAAPPQPPPQPPPQPPPRARRSGPAAEMGPLEEGGHRRGMAMAAAGEEEEEEAAAANRGVMHHQRVLINISGLRFETQLGTLNQFPDTLLGDPDKRMRYFDPLRNEYFFDRNRPSFDGILYFYQSGGKLRRPVNVSIDVFADEIRFYQLGEEAMERFREDEGFIKEEEKPLPRNEFQRQVWLIFEYPESSGSARAIAIVSVLVILISIITFCLETLPEFRDEREMPVPLPPQSGGLNGTTGDSPPMQPPSSLSDPFFIIETTCVIWFTFELLVRFFACPSKPEFSRNIMNIIDIVAIIPYFITLGTELVQEQQQPGAGSSNGGGGQQQAMSLAILRVIRLVRVFRIFKLSRHSKGLQILGQTLKASMRELGLLIFFLFIGVILFSSAVYFAEADDPESHFSSIPDAFWWAVVTMTTVGYGDMRPVTVGGKIVGSLCAIAGVLTIALPVPVIVSNFNYFYHRETDHEEQAVLKDEHSSAQSSTAGADEKRRSSKISLNKSVVHLENSEGFKNGTSSLEKTNIKAKSNVDLRKSLYALCLDTNRETDL; encoded by the exons ATGGAGATCGCGCTGGTGACTCTGGAGAACGGCGGCACCACGGCCATCGCGGTCGGCGAGGATGCGGCGGCCGGCAGTGGCGGCAGCGTCTGGGCTCGGCGGCGGGGCGACGTGCTCCACATCGccggctccgccgccgccaCGCCGCGGCTGAGCGACGGCAGGGAgggcgccccgccgccgccgctgccggcggACGAGGAGCGGGAAcggcccccgccggccccccggggaggcggcgggaggcggcgcaGCGGCAACGCGGGCAGCCCCAACGGCCGGGCGG CGCCGCCCCAACCGCCGCCCCAACCGCCGCCCCAACCGCCGCCTCGCGCCCGGCGCTCCGGCCCGGCGGCGGAGATGGGCCCCCTGGAGGAAGGGGGGCACCGCCGGGGCATggccatggcggcggcgggcgaggaggaggaggaagaggcggcggcggcgaacCGTGGCGTCATGCACCACCAGCGGGTGCTGATCAACATCTCGGGGCTGCGCTTCGAGACCCAGCTGGGTACCCTCAACCAGTTCCCCGACACGCTGCTGGGGGACCCGGATAAACGCATGCGCTACTTCGACCCGCTCCGCAACGAGTACTTCTTCGACCGCAACCGACCCAGCTTCGACGGGATCCTCTACTTCTACCAGTCTGGGGGCAAGCTCCGCCGGCCTGTCAATGTCTCCATCGATGTCTTCGCTGATGAGATACGCTTCTACCAGCTGGGTGAGGAGGCCATGGAGCGCTTCCGGGAGGATGAGGGCTTCatcaaagaggaggagaagcccCTGCCCCGCAATGAGTTCCAGCGCCAGGTCTGGCTCATCTTTGAGTACCCCGAGAGCTCAGGCTCAGCTCGAGCCATTGCCATCGTTTCTGTGTTGGTCATCCTCATCTCCATCATCACCTTCTGCCTGGAGACACTGCCAGAATTCAGGGACGAGAGGGAGATGCCCGTGCCCCTACCCCCACAAAGTGGAGGTTTGAATGGCACAACTGGGGACTCCCCACCCATGCAGCCACCCAGTAGCCTCTCTGACCCCTTCTTCATCATCGAGACCACCTGTGTGATCTGGTTCACCTTTGAGCTCCTCGTCCGCTTCTTCGCATGCCCCAGCAAGCCTGAGTTCTCCCGCAACATCATGAACATTATCGACATTGTGGCCATCATCCCCTACTTCATCACCCTGGGCACCGAGCTGGtccaagagcagcagcagcctggggctggcagtAGCAATGGGGGCGGGGGCCAGCAGCAAGCCATGTCCCTGGCCATCCTCAGAGTCATTCGCCTGGTCAGAGTCTTCAGGATCTTCAAGCTCTCCAGGCACTCCAAAGGTCTGCAGATCTTGGGACAGACTTTGAAAGCCAGCATGAGGGAGCTGGGCCTCctcatcttcttcctcttcatcgGGGTCATCCTCTTCTCCAGCGCTGTCTACTTCGCTGAGGCTGATGACCCCGAGTCTCATTTCTCCAGCATCCCTGATGCTTTCTGGTGGGCAGTGGTAACCATGACCACTGTGGGCTATGGGGACATGCGACCTGTCACCGTGGGGGGCAAGATTGTGGGTTCCTTGTGTGCCATCGCAGGTGTGCTCACCattgccctgcctgtccctgtcATTGTATCCAACTTCAACTACTTCTACCACCGAGAGACTGATCATGAAGAGCAAGCTGTCCTCAAGGATGAACACAGTAGtgctcagagcagcacagcaggggcaGATGAGAAGAGAAGATCCAGTAAAATCTCTCTGAACAAATCTGTTGTGCACTTGGAAAATAGTGAGGGGTTCAAAAATGGCACCAGCTCCTTAGAGAAAACCAATATCAAAGCAAAAAGTAACGTAGATCTCAGAAAATCCCTCTATGCTCTCTGTCTGGACACCAATAGGGAAACAGACCTGTAA
- the LOC142065411 gene encoding potassium voltage-gated channel subfamily A member 1-like isoform X1 yields MEIALVTLENGGTTAIAVGEDAAAGSGGSVWARRRGDVLHIAGSAAATPRLSDGREGAPPPPLPADEERERPPPAPRGGGGRRRSGNAGSPNGRAAARGAPPPPQPPPQPPPQPPPPGPAAEMGPLEEGGHRRGMAMAAAGEEEEEEAAAANRGVMHHQRVLINISGLRFETQLGTLNQFPDTLLGDPDKRMRYFDPLRNEYFFDRNRPSFDGILYFYQSGGKLRRPVNVSIDVFADEIRFYQLGEEAMERFREDEGFIKEEEKPLPRNEFQRQVWLIFEYPESSGSARAIAIVSVLVILISIITFCLETLPEFRDEREMPVPLPPQSGGLNGTTGDSPPMQPPSSLSDPFFIIETTCVIWFTFELLVRFFACPSKPEFSRNIMNIIDIVAIIPYFITLGTELVQEQQQPGAGSSNGGGGQQQAMSLAILRVIRLVRVFRIFKLSRHSKGLQILGQTLKASMRELGLLIFFLFIGVILFSSAVYFAEADDPESHFSSIPDAFWWAVVTMTTVGYGDMRPVTVGGKIVGSLCAIAGVLTIALPVPVIVSNFNYFYHRETDHEEQAVLKDEHSSAQSSTAGADEKRRSSKISLNKSVVHLENSEGFKNGTSSLEKTNIKAKSNVDLRKSLYALCLDTNRETDL; encoded by the exons ATGGAGATCGCGCTGGTGACTCTGGAGAACGGCGGCACCACGGCCATCGCGGTCGGCGAGGATGCGGCGGCCGGCAGTGGCGGCAGCGTCTGGGCTCGGCGGCGGGGCGACGTGCTCCACATCGccggctccgccgccgccaCGCCGCGGCTGAGCGACGGCAGGGAgggcgccccgccgccgccgctgccggcggACGAGGAGCGGGAAcggcccccgccggccccccggggaggcggcgggaggcggcgcaGCGGCAACGCGGGCAGCCCCAACGGCCGGGCGGCAGCGCGCGGAGCGCCACCGCCGCCCCAACCGCCGCCCCAACCGCCGCCCCAACCGCCGCCCC CCGGCCCGGCGGCGGAGATGGGCCCCCTGGAGGAAGGGGGGCACCGCCGGGGCATggccatggcggcggcgggcgaggaggaggaggaagaggcggcggcggcgaacCGTGGCGTCATGCACCACCAGCGGGTGCTGATCAACATCTCGGGGCTGCGCTTCGAGACCCAGCTGGGTACCCTCAACCAGTTCCCCGACACGCTGCTGGGGGACCCGGATAAACGCATGCGCTACTTCGACCCGCTCCGCAACGAGTACTTCTTCGACCGCAACCGACCCAGCTTCGACGGGATCCTCTACTTCTACCAGTCTGGGGGCAAGCTCCGCCGGCCTGTCAATGTCTCCATCGATGTCTTCGCTGATGAGATACGCTTCTACCAGCTGGGTGAGGAGGCCATGGAGCGCTTCCGGGAGGATGAGGGCTTCatcaaagaggaggagaagcccCTGCCCCGCAATGAGTTCCAGCGCCAGGTCTGGCTCATCTTTGAGTACCCCGAGAGCTCAGGCTCAGCTCGAGCCATTGCCATCGTTTCTGTGTTGGTCATCCTCATCTCCATCATCACCTTCTGCCTGGAGACACTGCCAGAATTCAGGGACGAGAGGGAGATGCCCGTGCCCCTACCCCCACAAAGTGGAGGTTTGAATGGCACAACTGGGGACTCCCCACCCATGCAGCCACCCAGTAGCCTCTCTGACCCCTTCTTCATCATCGAGACCACCTGTGTGATCTGGTTCACCTTTGAGCTCCTCGTCCGCTTCTTCGCATGCCCCAGCAAGCCTGAGTTCTCCCGCAACATCATGAACATTATCGACATTGTGGCCATCATCCCCTACTTCATCACCCTGGGCACCGAGCTGGtccaagagcagcagcagcctggggctggcagtAGCAATGGGGGCGGGGGCCAGCAGCAAGCCATGTCCCTGGCCATCCTCAGAGTCATTCGCCTGGTCAGAGTCTTCAGGATCTTCAAGCTCTCCAGGCACTCCAAAGGTCTGCAGATCTTGGGACAGACTTTGAAAGCCAGCATGAGGGAGCTGGGCCTCctcatcttcttcctcttcatcgGGGTCATCCTCTTCTCCAGCGCTGTCTACTTCGCTGAGGCTGATGACCCCGAGTCTCATTTCTCCAGCATCCCTGATGCTTTCTGGTGGGCAGTGGTAACCATGACCACTGTGGGCTATGGGGACATGCGACCTGTCACCGTGGGGGGCAAGATTGTGGGTTCCTTGTGTGCCATCGCAGGTGTGCTCACCattgccctgcctgtccctgtcATTGTATCCAACTTCAACTACTTCTACCACCGAGAGACTGATCATGAAGAGCAAGCTGTCCTCAAGGATGAACACAGTAGtgctcagagcagcacagcaggggcaGATGAGAAGAGAAGATCCAGTAAAATCTCTCTGAACAAATCTGTTGTGCACTTGGAAAATAGTGAGGGGTTCAAAAATGGCACCAGCTCCTTAGAGAAAACCAATATCAAAGCAAAAAGTAACGTAGATCTCAGAAAATCCCTCTATGCTCTCTGTCTGGACACCAATAGGGAAACAGACCTGTAA